The genomic DNA AGCGGTTTGAAAATAGATCTATTCTTTTTTGTACGATAATGGACATATAATTTGGCTTGCATTTTCTTGATTAAACGTGGCCTAAACGCCTAGctcaatttattataattttctttTTACATTAACATTCCTTTTGTACTTTCAAACAGAAACATTCTTGTATAAATAAGTAGGGATTGCTTCAATTGGATTATAGACCAAAAATTAAAGCGAATTGAAGATGGTTAGATCAGCCATAAAACTGTTCCTACTGCTGCTCTCTCTTGGGTACATGATGCTTTGGTTCATGATGCCCACGAAGTTATATTTTGAACATTGGTTGCCTAAAATCCGTGCCAAGACCAAATCCATATACTTTGGACAACAAGGTATAAAAGCACTCCATATTGCAGTTTCATTTGAAGTTCTTTTTCTGTTTGGAAGTACTTTTCTGTCTTAAatgattatatataatatatatatatatatatgcaggtTCAACTATGCTGATATGTACATTTCCCATCCTCTTCATTGCTACACTGGGATGTATTTACCTTCACTTAGGAAAGAAACATGGAGATCACAACGTTGAAGGGTACATCTTTAGATATGATCGCTACTTTTTTTCCACTTATTTCATGTTTCATGACATAGTGGTAAAAGTTCTATGCAGGCCCTTATATTAAAAGTCGAATTACATTTTactttttctattaaaaaatcaagtaaattaatctttatacGTTAGATTAAAGAGTGAATTGgtccttttgttaaaaattttattcatttctaTTGCTAAAAATCGATTTTTGTACATTAACATGAGATACATGTGGCGCACCACTTGTCACTGTTTGTTTATTCTATCCACCATGCCAATTTTTAATAatagaattgaatgaaattttcaacaaaaagaactgatttgctctttgatttaatatacatatattaattcGTCTATTTTTTTAAATAGATGGGACAAAATACAATATTACGCCTAGTATAAGGGCTTCCATGCTTATCATGGTATAGTATAACAAACTGTTGCTGATTTATTGGGAACAAAAGGGTGCCGACATCTAAGTTGAAGCAACCAGTGATAGTGAAAGGTCCTTTGGGTATTGTTTCATGGATGGAGCTCTCATTTTTAACCATGTTTGTTGTGCTGTTAGCTTGGTCAACCACTTCTTACTTGAATGGTATGTTTACACATATCGACCAAATGGCTTCAAGGAGTGGATTGCTAGTGTAAGTATCTCATGAATTCCTTGGTTAAGactttattaaaaaaaagttCCAAATGGGGGGCCAAATGCAATAGTTTGATGACATCTCCTTGCAGGTGGGAGGCTAAGTTGGAAATGTCAGGTCTAACACTAGGTCTCGTAGGCAACATTTGCCTAGCTTTCCTCTTCTTCCCCGTGACAAGAGGATCTTCAGTTTTACGGTTGATTGGGCTTAGCTCAGAAGCAAGTATTAAGTATCATATTTGGGTTGGGCATATTGCTATGACCATTTTCACTGCTCATGGTTTATGTTACTTTGTTTTCTGGGCCAAGACTGAGCAGTTATCACAGGTAAGTAAATAACCACATATTCTTGCATACTGGTATTTCAATGATTCATTGTGTTGAACTGCAGGTACTTAAATGGGGTAAGATTGAAGTTTCAAACATGGCAGGAGAAATAGGTTTTGTTTGTGGGTTAGGGATGTGGGCAACAAGCCTTCCTCAAATAAGGCGGAAAATGTTTGAGCTCTTCTATTACACTCATCATCTCTACATTCTCTTTATTGTCTTCTTCGTCTTTCACGTGGGTTTCTCCTATGCTTGCATCGTGCTTCCTGGTTTCTACCTCTTCTTAATAGATCGATGTCTAAGATTCTTACAATCCCAACAAAGGGTTAGCTTGGTTGCTGCACGTATTTTACCTTGTCAAACTGTTGAGTTGAACTTCTGCAAGAGCCCAGGTAATTGCCAAAATGTAGAAGTAACGTAGAAGCCCATATATTAGGAGTTAGATTGTACTTTATTCCTTTactaaaaaatgagtaaattaatttatatacattatattaaagagcaaactggtcattctgttaaaaattacatccatttctattattaaaaactGGTTCTTTTATGTTTACATGAAATACACATGGCATCCCATGTATCAGTGTTTAGTTATTCGATTAACCATGTTAGTTTTTAACGGtaaaaatgaatgaattttttaacaaaaaatatcaatttattttttgaaCTAACATAGACcgactaatttacctattttgAGTGGAGAACAATCTGGCTCTTAATATATGAAACTCTATTATACTTTTACCTGCCAAAACTTATTACTTCAATATTGATGTATGCTTGTTGATTGAGCCAATCATATATTTGAGGGTTAAAAAATGTGGCTAATCACAAGTAGAATTAAGCAAAATTTGATGAAGTTTATATTTGGATGATATGTATACTGTTGACAAGATAAGCAATAATTTTGGAGATAATCTTGTTTGTTTAATGTGGCAGAAGTGAATCACAGTCCAACAAGCATTATATTTGTGAATGTACCAGCCATTTCTAAGCTTCAATGGCATCCCTTTACAATTACCTCCAATAGCAATATGGATACTGACAAGCTGAGCATCGTGGTCAAAAGTGAAGGAAGGTGGTCTTCTGACTTGTATCAGAAGCTTTCATCCCCTTTACCCATGGATGGTTTCCAGGTCTC from Gossypium arboreum isolate Shixiya-1 chromosome 9, ASM2569848v2, whole genome shotgun sequence includes the following:
- the LOC108488086 gene encoding ferric reduction oxidase 2-like isoform X1, translated to MVRSAIKLFLLLLSLGYMMLWFMMPTKLYFEHWLPKIRAKTKSIYFGQQGSTMLICTFPILFIATLGCIYLHLGKKHGDHNVEGYKRVPTSKLKQPVIVKGPLGIVSWMELSFLTMFVVLLAWSTTSYLNGMFTHIDQMASRSGLLVWEAKLEMSGLTLGLVGNICLAFLFFPVTRGSSVLRLIGLSSEASIKYHIWVGHIAMTIFTAHGLCYFVFWAKTEQLSQVLKWGKIEVSNMAGEIGFVCGLGMWATSLPQIRRKMFELFYYTHHLYILFIVFFVFHVGFSYACIVLPGFYLFLIDRCLRFLQSQQRVSLVAARILPCQTVELNFCKSPEVNHSPTSIIFVNVPAISKLQWHPFTITSNSNMDTDKLSIVVKSEGRWSSDLYQKLSSPLPMDGFQVSIEGPYGPPASTHLLRHDTLVLLSGGSGITPFISIIRELLFKASSGSSTRIPHVLLICAFKKSIDLAMLELILPVSGTTVDISCLQLQIEAYVTREKGADENNHKPLQTVCFKPNATDAPVSAILGPNSWLCLGLIISSSFLMFLLLIAILSRYHNSNMVYASSATAGFNMLFMCIAIAMTANATFLWNKKQNRKRLRQIRNMDTPPVWFNNGDRELESLPYQSLLQATNVHYGERPDLKKILFERKESSVGVIASGPREMRQEVAAICSSGLADNLQFKSISFTW
- the LOC108488086 gene encoding ferric reduction oxidase 2-like isoform X2 is translated as MVRSAIKLFLLLLSLGYMMLWFMMPTKLYFEHWLPKIRAKTKSIYFGQQGSTMLICTFPILFIATLGCIYLHLGKKHGDHNLKQPVIVKGPLGIVSWMELSFLTMFVVLLAWSTTSYLNGMFTHIDQMASRSGLLVWEAKLEMSGLTLGLVGNICLAFLFFPVTRGSSVLRLIGLSSEASIKYHIWVGHIAMTIFTAHGLCYFVFWAKTEQLSQVLKWGKIEVSNMAGEIGFVCGLGMWATSLPQIRRKMFELFYYTHHLYILFIVFFVFHVGFSYACIVLPGFYLFLIDRCLRFLQSQQRVSLVAARILPCQTVELNFCKSPEVNHSPTSIIFVNVPAISKLQWHPFTITSNSNMDTDKLSIVVKSEGRWSSDLYQKLSSPLPMDGFQVSIEGPYGPPASTHLLRHDTLVLLSGGSGITPFISIIRELLFKASSGSSTRIPHVLLICAFKKSIDLAMLELILPVSGTTVDISCLQLQIEAYVTREKGADENNHKPLQTVCFKPNATDAPVSAILGPNSWLCLGLIISSSFLMFLLLIAILSRYHNSNMVYASSATAGFNMLFMCIAIAMTANATFLWNKKQNRKRLRQIRNMDTPPVWFNNGDRELESLPYQSLLQATNVHYGERPDLKKILFERKESSVGVIASGPREMRQEVAAICSSGLADNLQFKSISFTW